One window from the genome of Osmerus eperlanus chromosome 3, fOsmEpe2.1, whole genome shotgun sequence encodes:
- the LOC134017624 gene encoding uncharacterized protein LOC134017624 encodes MIWYGVLITLSYNYECFQPPCSCNPATKRTWEQVKVKHKNIIQAANKKKADMLKTGGGPRGPELTPAEELALANNRGRPIMQGIAGGSSSGEVVAGENPYVQVTGGSITLLQPPPNVLVRGEEPTDEVGLDDEDTLSAFSSDLANPAGPRPAPPEAGPSRSLGTGDGETDTEDVRTLYKRYLRAKIHNLNLSSIKLDLEVKLLKRQLNDDQ; translated from the exons ATGATATGGTATGGTGTACTAATAACACTGTCATATAATTATGAGTGCTTTCAACCCCCATGTAGTTGCAACCCGGCCACTAAAAGAACTTGGGAGCAAGTCAAAGTGAAGCACAAGAACATCATTCAGGCTG CAAACAAGAAAAAGGCGGATATGCTGAAGACGGGGGGAGGACCCCGAGGTCCTGAGCTAAcccctgctgaggagctggccctggCCAATAACAGGGGTAGGCCAATCATGCAGGGCATAGCTGGGGGCAGCTCCTCTGGAGAGGTGGTGGCAGGAGAGAATCCGTATGTCCAAG TGACCGGAGGTTCGATCACACTCCTGCAGCCACCTCCCAATGTGttggtcaggggagaggagcccACTGAT GAGGTTGGTCTAGACGATGAGGACACACTTTCCGCCTTCTCCAGCGATTTG GCAAATCCTGCTGGACCACGGCCTGCTCCGCCGGAGGCTGGCCCTTCTCGCTCTTTGGGAActggggatggggag ACTGACACTGAAGATGTGCGCACGCTATACAAGCGCTACTTGCGTGCCAAGATTCACAACCTCAACTTAAGCTCAATTAAGCTGGATTTGGAGGTTAAATTGCTTAAACGGCAGCTGAAT GATGACCAATAA